In the Novosphingobium sp. 9 genome, one interval contains:
- a CDS encoding TIM barrel protein, whose translation MSNLPISRELIDEANARQIDALEDEYAALGRKLERAGIGIDAIKTRVANFSVAVPSWGAGRGGTRFAKFPMAGEPTNIQEKLEDCAVINQLGRLTPRVSPHFPWDKVSDYKGLREEAASLGLGFDAVNSNTFQDQQDQAQTYATGSLSSTIEATRQQAVEHNIECIEIGRQLGATDLTVWVGDGTNFPGQQDLGRSLDRYLEAAAQVYAALPDDWRMLLEHKMFEPAFYSTVINDWGSSILAAQELGPKAKCLVDLGHHAPNVNIEQIVARLHRFGKLGGFHFNDSKYGDDDLDSGSINPHQLFLVFNELVEAELNPRDGFKPAYMIDQSHNVTDPIESMLSSAEAIGQCFAKALLVDREALHLSQEANDTMMAFQALRRAYNVDVSPILAKARLEAGGAIDVLGTYRESRWRERKAQERRAVGLGAGIV comes from the coding sequence ATGAGCAACCTGCCCATCTCTCGCGAGCTGATCGACGAGGCCAACGCGCGCCAGATCGACGCGCTGGAGGACGAATATGCCGCGCTTGGCCGCAAGCTGGAGCGCGCCGGTATCGGCATCGACGCGATCAAGACGCGCGTCGCCAACTTCTCCGTCGCGGTCCCTTCGTGGGGCGCCGGACGCGGCGGCACGCGCTTTGCCAAGTTCCCGATGGCGGGCGAGCCGACCAATATCCAAGAGAAGCTGGAGGACTGCGCGGTCATCAACCAGCTGGGCCGCCTGACCCCGCGCGTCTCGCCGCACTTCCCGTGGGACAAGGTTAGCGACTACAAGGGCCTGCGCGAAGAAGCAGCAAGCCTCGGCCTCGGCTTCGATGCGGTGAACTCGAACACCTTCCAGGACCAGCAGGATCAGGCGCAGACTTACGCCACCGGCTCGCTGTCCTCGACCATCGAGGCGACCCGTCAACAGGCGGTAGAGCACAATATCGAGTGCATCGAAATCGGCCGGCAGCTCGGCGCGACCGACCTCACCGTTTGGGTGGGAGACGGCACCAACTTCCCCGGCCAGCAGGACCTTGGCCGCAGCCTCGACCGCTATCTCGAAGCCGCCGCACAGGTCTATGCCGCACTGCCCGATGACTGGCGGATGCTGCTGGAGCACAAGATGTTCGAGCCCGCGTTCTACTCCACCGTCATCAACGACTGGGGCTCCTCGATCCTCGCAGCGCAAGAGCTTGGCCCCAAGGCCAAGTGCCTCGTCGATCTGGGCCACCATGCGCCGAACGTGAACATCGAGCAGATCGTGGCGCGCCTGCACCGCTTCGGCAAGCTCGGCGGTTTCCACTTCAACGACAGCAAGTATGGCGACGACGATCTCGATTCGGGCTCGATCAATCCGCACCAGTTGTTCCTGGTATTCAACGAACTGGTCGAGGCCGAGCTGAACCCGCGTGACGGGTTCAAGCCCGCCTACATGATCGACCAGTCGCACAACGTCACCGATCCGATCGAGTCTATGCTGTCTTCCGCCGAGGCGATCGGCCAGTGCTTTGCCAAGGCGCTGCTGGTCGACCGCGAGGCGCTGCACCTCTCGCAGGAGGCCAACGACACGATGATGGCCTTCCAGGCGCTGCGCCGGGCCTACAACGTCGATGTCTCCCCGATCCTCGCCAAGGCGCGTCTGGAAGCGGGCGGCGCCATCGACGTGCTGGGCACCTACCGCGAAAGCCGCTGGCGCGAACGCAAGGCGCAGGAACGCCGCGCAGTCGGCCTTGGTGCGGGCATCGTCTGA
- a CDS encoding bifunctional rhamnulose-1-phosphate aldolase/short-chain dehydrogenase, which produces MNTITETRPSSAGNPGNPANAIPFAVPTSRWDESVAATLSPEALLLYRSNLLGSDLTVTNFGGGNTSAKLTETDPLTGNPVEVLWVKGSGGDIGSMKLDGFATLYQDKLLGLEAHYSGPDDDDKMVGFLPHCTFNLNGRAASIDTPLHSLLPFAHVDHVHPDAIIALAASSGGEAATQAIWGGKIGWLPWKRPGYTLGVMLRDYVAANPHLEGVMLAGHGIICWADSAKACYEHTVELIADAAKYLNARLETAPAFGGAIHQTSPDRAALAADLMPRLRSQMTGARRKVGHFSDDSEALEFVNSAEFLKLADLGTSCPDHFLRTKIAPLTLDPERLQDDAYLAQKVADYRAMYAAYYERCKRDNSPAMRDPNPIVVLVPGIGRMTFATDKTTARLAGEFYGNAINVMRGAEAIGDYIALDEQEAFDIEYWLLEEAKLQRMPKPKPLVGRIALVTGGAGGIGAATAARLLTDGACVMLADRDANAVEEVRAGFAKQYGRDVVRAVTCDVTDEAQVANAFAAAAREFGGLDILVANAGIASSAPLEETTIELWNRNYNVLAEGYFLTSRAAWPLLKGMKEQGGASVVFIGSKNGVAAATNASAYASAKAAANHLARCLALEGAPAGIRVNVVNPDAVIRGSRIWDGDWRKERAGAHGIDAGKELEEHYRQRSMLKRDVLPEDIAEAVYFLASDMSAKSTGNMINVDAGNAQAFTR; this is translated from the coding sequence ATGAACACCATCACCGAAACCCGCCCAAGTTCGGCCGGAAACCCCGGAAATCCGGCCAACGCGATTCCCTTTGCCGTGCCGACCAGCCGCTGGGACGAATCGGTTGCGGCAACGCTCTCACCCGAAGCGCTGCTGCTCTACCGCTCGAACCTGCTGGGCTCGGATCTCACCGTCACCAACTTCGGCGGCGGCAATACCTCCGCCAAGCTGACCGAGACCGATCCGCTTACCGGCAACCCGGTGGAAGTGCTGTGGGTGAAGGGTTCGGGCGGCGATATCGGCTCGATGAAGCTCGATGGTTTCGCCACGCTCTATCAGGACAAGCTGCTCGGCCTCGAAGCGCACTATTCCGGGCCGGACGATGACGACAAGATGGTCGGCTTCCTGCCGCACTGCACGTTCAACCTGAACGGTCGCGCCGCCTCGATCGACACCCCGCTGCACTCGCTGCTGCCCTTCGCCCATGTCGACCACGTCCATCCCGACGCGATCATCGCGCTGGCCGCGAGTTCCGGCGGCGAAGCGGCGACGCAGGCGATCTGGGGCGGCAAGATCGGCTGGCTGCCGTGGAAGCGCCCCGGCTACACGCTGGGCGTGATGCTGCGCGATTACGTTGCCGCCAACCCGCACCTCGAAGGCGTGATGCTGGCCGGACACGGCATCATCTGCTGGGCCGACAGCGCCAAGGCCTGCTACGAGCACACCGTCGAGCTGATCGCGGACGCCGCGAAATACCTCAATGCCCGTCTCGAAACCGCGCCCGCATTCGGCGGTGCGATCCACCAGACCTCTCCGGATCGCGCAGCCCTTGCTGCCGACCTTATGCCGCGCCTCCGGTCCCAGATGACCGGCGCGCGGCGTAAGGTCGGCCATTTTTCGGACGATTCCGAGGCGCTGGAGTTCGTCAATTCGGCCGAGTTCCTGAAGCTGGCGGACCTTGGCACATCGTGCCCCGATCACTTCCTGCGCACCAAGATCGCGCCGCTCACCCTCGATCCCGAGCGGCTTCAGGACGATGCCTATCTGGCGCAGAAGGTCGCCGATTACCGCGCGATGTACGCAGCCTATTACGAGCGCTGCAAGCGCGACAATTCGCCGGCGATGCGCGATCCGAACCCGATCGTCGTCCTCGTTCCCGGCATCGGCCGCATGACCTTCGCCACCGACAAGACCACCGCGCGCCTTGCGGGAGAATTCTACGGTAACGCCATCAACGTGATGCGCGGTGCCGAGGCCATCGGTGACTACATCGCGCTCGACGAGCAGGAAGCCTTCGATATCGAATACTGGCTGCTCGAAGAGGCCAAGCTCCAGCGCATGCCCAAGCCCAAGCCGCTGGTCGGGCGCATCGCCCTCGTCACCGGTGGCGCGGGCGGGATCGGCGCGGCAACTGCCGCTCGCCTGCTCACCGACGGCGCCTGCGTGATGCTGGCCGACCGCGACGCCAACGCCGTGGAGGAAGTTCGCGCCGGGTTCGCCAAGCAGTATGGCCGCGATGTCGTGCGCGCCGTCACCTGCGACGTGACCGACGAGGCGCAGGTCGCCAATGCCTTCGCCGCTGCCGCGCGCGAATTCGGCGGGCTCGACATCCTTGTCGCCAATGCCGGGATCGCCTCTTCCGCGCCGCTGGAAGAGACCACCATCGAGCTGTGGAACCGCAACTACAACGTGCTGGCCGAGGGTTATTTCCTCACCAGCCGCGCCGCCTGGCCGCTGCTGAAGGGCATGAAGGAACAGGGCGGCGCGTCGGTGGTGTTCATCGGCTCGAAGAACGGCGTGGCCGCAGCCACCAACGCCAGCGCCTATGCCTCGGCCAAGGCGGCGGCGAACCACCTCGCCCGCTGCCTCGCGCTGGAAGGCGCGCCTGCCGGTATCCGCGTCAACGTGGTCAATCCCGATGCCGTCATCCGTGGCAGCCGCATCTGGGATGGCGACTGGCGGAAGGAGCGCGCAGGCGCCCACGGCATCGATGCGGGCAAGGAACTGGAAGAGCACTATCGCCAGCGCTCGATGTTGAAGCGCGACGTGCTGCCCGAGGACATCGCCGAAGCCGTCTATTTCCTTGCGAGCGACATGTCGGCAAAGTCCACAGGCAACATGATCAACGTCGATGCGGGCAACGCGCAGGCTTTCACCCGCTGA
- a CDS encoding FGGY-family carbohydrate kinase, with product MSRSGTTIVVDIGKTLSKVTCWTREGHMTERMVRPNEVREEGGIRRLDIDGIGAWLRECLAALRGNPIEAIVPVAHGAGVVALGTDASGMQGALFAPFDYEQPIPPEVMSAYREERDAFAVTGSPALPDGLNLGAQVYWMDQAYPEAMAEATLVPWAQYWAWFLSGTAVSEVTSLGCHTDLWSPGEARFSPMAQRLGYARRFAPVVKASEVVGTLRPELALMTGLGGEVSVLAGLHDSNAALLAARGFQHIARKEATILSTGTWFIGMRLPNENFSMASLPAGRDTLVNVDAYGWPVPSARFMGGREIESVIQIDTRRVDIKPDQPLLMEAVPGLLARGTMMLPTLAPGFGPFPNGKGTWLDRPAEWAGTWYARRAAICLYAALVADTMLDLIGSKERLLVEGRFAEAQVFVRALAALRPSTDVYVANAHNDVSFGALRLINPLLKPSGGLTLVEPLEGDLEGYRRKWRTHVAQEAAA from the coding sequence ATGAGCAGGTCAGGCACCACCATCGTCGTCGACATCGGCAAGACGCTCAGCAAGGTCACATGCTGGACGCGCGAAGGGCATATGACCGAGCGCATGGTGCGCCCCAACGAAGTGCGGGAGGAGGGCGGCATCCGCCGTCTCGACATCGACGGGATCGGCGCGTGGCTGCGCGAGTGTCTGGCGGCGCTGCGCGGCAATCCGATCGAGGCGATCGTGCCGGTGGCGCATGGCGCGGGCGTGGTGGCGCTGGGAACCGACGCTTCCGGCATGCAGGGGGCGCTGTTCGCGCCGTTCGATTACGAGCAGCCGATCCCGCCAGAGGTCATGTCCGCTTATCGCGAGGAGCGCGACGCCTTCGCCGTGACCGGCTCGCCCGCCCTGCCGGACGGGCTCAATCTTGGCGCGCAGGTCTACTGGATGGATCAGGCTTATCCCGAAGCGATGGCCGAGGCGACGCTGGTGCCCTGGGCGCAGTACTGGGCCTGGTTCCTGTCGGGCACGGCGGTCAGCGAAGTGACCAGCCTTGGCTGTCACACCGATCTGTGGTCGCCGGGAGAGGCGCGCTTTTCGCCGATGGCGCAGCGGCTTGGCTATGCGCGCCGGTTCGCGCCGGTGGTCAAGGCTAGCGAAGTGGTGGGCACGCTGCGTCCCGAACTCGCGTTGATGACCGGGCTGGGCGGCGAGGTCAGCGTGCTGGCGGGGCTGCACGATTCCAACGCGGCGCTGCTGGCGGCGCGCGGTTTCCAGCATATCGCACGCAAGGAAGCGACGATCCTGTCGACCGGCACCTGGTTCATCGGCATGCGCCTGCCGAACGAGAATTTCTCGATGGCCTCGCTGCCTGCCGGGCGCGACACGCTGGTTAATGTCGATGCCTATGGCTGGCCGGTGCCTTCTGCGCGCTTCATGGGCGGGCGCGAGATCGAATCGGTGATCCAGATCGATACCCGCCGGGTCGATATCAAGCCCGACCAGCCGTTGCTGATGGAGGCGGTTCCGGGCCTGCTGGCACGCGGCACGATGATGTTGCCGACACTCGCCCCCGGTTTCGGACCGTTCCCGAACGGGAAAGGCACATGGCTCGATCGTCCGGCGGAATGGGCCGGGACATGGTACGCCCGCCGCGCCGCGATCTGCCTCTACGCCGCGCTGGTGGCGGATACGATGCTCGACCTGATCGGCTCGAAGGAGCGCCTGCTGGTGGAGGGGCGCTTTGCCGAGGCGCAGGTCTTCGTGCGCGCGCTGGCGGCGCTGCGACCCAGCACCGACGTCTATGTCGCCAACGCGCACAATGACGTCTCGTTCGGCGCGCTGCGGCTTATCAATCCGCTGCTCAAACCCAGCGGCGGGCTGACGCTGGTCGAGCCGCTGGAAGGCGATCTCGAAGGCTACCGTCGGAAGTGGCGCACGCACGTCGCGCAGGAGGCCGCCGCGTGA
- the lldD gene encoding FMN-dependent L-lactate dehydrogenase LldD has product MITASIADFREAARRRLPRFLFEYIDGGSYAEETLRRNVSDLAGLALRQRVLRDVSNIDLSTNLFGQDWRLPLALAPIGLAGLNARRGEKQAVRAADKAGVPFTLSTVGACDIGEVAEAASRPFWFQLYMIRDRVFMKELMAKAVEAGCSTLVFTVDMPVPGSRYRDYHTGLAGSGGLKGAAWRVAQAMARPGWAWDVGIHGRPHTLGNVAPVLKGNTGIEDFFKWMRENFDPSINWRDLDFIRSEWKGPLVIKGILDPEDAKEAAELGADGIVVSNHGGRQLDGVLSSARALPPIADAVGDRLTVLADGGIRSGLDVVRMLALGAKGVLLGRAWVYALGAGGEAGVTKALSIIEAEMRVAMALTGCTRIEDINRTNLAGENQ; this is encoded by the coding sequence GTGATCACCGCCTCGATTGCCGATTTCCGCGAGGCCGCGCGCCGTCGCCTGCCGCGCTTCCTGTTCGAATATATCGACGGCGGCTCTTATGCCGAGGAGACGCTGCGCCGCAACGTCTCGGACCTTGCCGGGCTCGCGCTGCGTCAGCGGGTGCTGCGCGACGTGTCGAACATCGACCTGTCGACGAACCTGTTCGGTCAGGACTGGCGCCTGCCCCTGGCGCTGGCCCCCATCGGGCTGGCGGGCCTCAACGCCCGGCGCGGCGAGAAGCAGGCGGTGCGCGCAGCGGACAAGGCGGGCGTGCCGTTCACGCTGTCCACGGTGGGCGCCTGCGACATCGGCGAAGTGGCCGAAGCCGCCAGCCGTCCGTTCTGGTTCCAGCTCTACATGATCCGTGATCGCGTGTTCATGAAGGAACTGATGGCCAAGGCCGTCGAAGCGGGATGTTCGACGCTGGTGTTCACCGTCGACATGCCGGTGCCGGGCAGCCGCTATCGCGATTACCACACAGGGCTTGCCGGATCGGGCGGTCTCAAGGGCGCGGCCTGGCGCGTGGCGCAGGCCATGGCCCGGCCGGGCTGGGCGTGGGACGTGGGCATCCACGGGCGCCCGCATACGCTGGGCAATGTCGCCCCGGTCCTGAAGGGCAACACCGGGATCGAGGACTTCTTCAAGTGGATGCGCGAGAACTTCGATCCCTCGATCAACTGGCGCGATCTCGATTTCATCCGCTCCGAATGGAAAGGCCCGCTGGTCATCAAGGGCATTCTCGACCCTGAGGATGCGAAGGAAGCCGCAGAGCTGGGTGCGGACGGCATCGTCGTTTCGAACCATGGCGGGCGCCAGCTTGACGGCGTGCTGTCGAGCGCGCGGGCGCTGCCGCCCATTGCCGATGCGGTGGGAGACCGGCTGACGGTGCTGGCCGATGGCGGCATCCGCTCCGGCCTCGACGTGGTGCGGATGCTGGCGCTGGGCGCGAAGGGCGTGCTGCTGGGCCGCGCGTGGGTCTATGCGCTGGGCGCGGGCGGTGAGGCGGGCGTGACAAAGGCGCTCTCGATCATCGAGGCGGAAATGCGCGTCGCCATGGCGCTGACCGGCTGCACGCGCATCGAAGATATAAACAGAACGAACCTTGCGGGAGAGAACCAATGA
- a CDS encoding MFS transporter: protein MSAGEHNSWRDTILAGLANYIDAGSIVSGSVALALWKEQYHLTDSFIGLIGAFSANAISAGVGALIGGRLCDLFGRKKIYQYDMLFYAFGMLFLVFASAAWMIIVGFLLVGLAVGADIPASWSLIAERAPDDKRGAHSGVAQILWYLGPVAVLLAAYFLKPFGIDGVRWLFIHLLVLAVALTFLRSQMKESERWTEQASSAAQTGAKMPGWSAVLTPKHLSAVMYLVVMYGMWNLWAGYNGFFTPYLIEQNHLPAWAATVLPASYFFIGMLSILFVFMPLADKVDQRKLFGISAVMHVIGMALLAVFGFKLEVVIAHIVIMGIAGGFGAQSFFQLWSAELFPTAIRSTAQGLSFAIVRIGLGLWSLAVPALAANDFTELAWILTGFLAVSGIVGMLWAPRNEGKSLEQLEAERAASGEGAATVHRPAAYGTGVE from the coding sequence ATGAGTGCGGGAGAGCACAATAGCTGGCGGGACACGATCCTTGCCGGGCTGGCCAACTATATCGATGCCGGGTCCATCGTCTCGGGATCGGTCGCGCTGGCGCTGTGGAAGGAACAGTACCACCTGACCGACAGCTTCATCGGCCTGATCGGCGCCTTTTCCGCCAACGCCATTTCGGCGGGCGTCGGCGCGCTGATCGGCGGGCGGTTGTGCGATCTGTTCGGCCGCAAGAAGATCTACCAGTACGATATGCTGTTCTATGCGTTCGGCATGCTGTTCCTGGTCTTTGCCTCGGCGGCGTGGATGATCATCGTCGGCTTTCTGCTGGTCGGGCTGGCGGTGGGCGCGGACATTCCTGCCAGCTGGTCGCTGATCGCCGAGCGCGCTCCTGACGACAAGCGCGGCGCGCATTCGGGTGTCGCGCAGATCCTGTGGTATCTGGGGCCGGTCGCGGTGCTGCTGGCGGCCTATTTCCTCAAGCCCTTCGGTATCGACGGCGTGCGCTGGCTGTTCATCCATCTGCTGGTGCTGGCCGTGGCGCTCACTTTCCTGCGCTCGCAGATGAAGGAGTCCGAGCGCTGGACCGAGCAGGCGAGCAGCGCGGCGCAGACCGGCGCGAAAATGCCGGGCTGGAGCGCGGTGCTGACGCCAAAGCACCTGTCCGCCGTGATGTACCTCGTCGTGATGTACGGCATGTGGAACCTGTGGGCGGGCTACAACGGTTTCTTCACGCCCTACCTGATCGAGCAGAACCATCTGCCAGCGTGGGCCGCGACGGTGCTGCCGGCCAGCTACTTCTTCATCGGCATGCTCTCGATCCTGTTCGTGTTCATGCCGCTGGCCGACAAGGTGGACCAGCGCAAGCTGTTCGGCATTTCGGCAGTGATGCATGTGATCGGCATGGCGCTGCTGGCGGTGTTCGGCTTCAAGCTGGAAGTGGTGATCGCGCATATCGTCATCATGGGCATTGCCGGAGGCTTCGGCGCGCAGAGCTTCTTCCAGCTGTGGAGCGCCGAGCTGTTCCCCACCGCCATCCGCTCGACCGCGCAAGGGCTGTCCTTCGCGATCGTGCGCATCGGCCTTGGCTTGTGGAGCCTTGCCGTTCCTGCGCTGGCGGCAAACGACTTTACCGAGCTGGCGTGGATCCTTACGGGCTTCCTTGCGGTCAGCGGGATTGTCGGCATGTTGTGGGCGCCGCGCAACGAGGGCAAGTCGCTCGAACAGCTGGAGGCCGAACGTGCCGCCAGCGGCGAAGGCGCCGCCACGGTGCATCGTCCCGCCGCCTACGGAACCGGAGTGGAGTGA
- a CDS encoding DeoR family transcriptional regulator — MSYAMHAEERERLILEAMAATGFVSYRDLEARLAASPATIRRDLSRLENDGRILRVHGGAKLPEDEQGEGKGDALRGTPFIQSITQHLPAKQAIGRAAAALCSPGEG; from the coding sequence GTGAGCTACGCAATGCATGCCGAGGAACGCGAGAGGCTGATCCTGGAGGCCATGGCCGCCACCGGCTTCGTCAGCTATCGCGACCTCGAAGCGCGGTTGGCAGCCTCTCCGGCGACGATCCGGCGCGATCTTTCGCGGTTGGAGAACGATGGCCGCATCCTGCGCGTCCACGGCGGCGCCAAGCTGCCCGAGGACGAGCAGGGCGAGGGGAAGGGCGATGCCCTGCGCGGCACGCCCTTCATCCAGTCGATCACCCAGCACCTGCCCGCCAAGCAGGCGATCGGCCGCGCGGCGGCAGCGCTGTGCTCGCCGGGCGAGGGGTGA
- a CDS encoding DeoR/GlpR family DNA-binding transcription regulator translates to MIDGGTTTLQMCPHLAGLGLQVLTNSLHIVDALLPQIDTRVLLPSGTVFREQNIVLAPAGEDSMPRFHAPRLFMGAAAVGPQGVMQHDVILVAAERRFMDRAEEVILLVDSSKFRNSSGAIVCGLDEVDLVITDAGIEPETLARLRGDGVRVIVAP, encoded by the coding sequence ATGATCGATGGCGGCACCACCACGCTGCAGATGTGCCCGCATCTGGCGGGGCTGGGCCTTCAGGTGCTGACCAACTCGCTGCACATCGTCGATGCGCTGCTGCCGCAGATCGATACGCGGGTGCTGCTGCCCTCGGGCACGGTGTTTCGCGAGCAGAACATCGTGCTGGCACCTGCGGGCGAGGATTCGATGCCGCGCTTCCATGCCCCGCGCCTGTTCATGGGCGCGGCGGCGGTCGGCCCGCAAGGCGTGATGCAGCACGACGTGATCCTCGTCGCCGCCGAACGCCGCTTCATGGACCGGGCGGAGGAAGTGATCCTGCTGGTCGACAGCTCGAAGTTCCGCAATTCCTCGGGCGCGATCGTCTGCGGGCTGGACGAGGTGGATCTGGTCATCACCGATGCCGGGATCGAACCGGAAACGCTGGCGCGCCTGCGCGGTGACGGCGTGCGCGTGATCGTCGCGCCGTAA
- a CDS encoding glycoside hydrolase family 3 C-terminal domain-containing protein, with product MHRRLASTLSVSLGAIALVLTAAAAQAKGSEAPLAAAEAKADKTLAQMTPAEKTVLTHGIMALPLGPTLPTLPEGAIWGAGFIHGIPRLGVPALTETDASLGVAYVMGMRKDGATGLPSGLSMASSWNPEALRKSGAMIGSEARAKGFNVLLAGGANLMRDPRAGRTFEYFSEDPLLTGDLVGAAIGGIQSNHIISTIKHFALNGQETGRKFVSSQISDPAARESDLLAFQIGIEKGQPLAVMCAYNKVNGASACDNDYLLNTVLKKDWGYKGFVMSDWGAVPSLETAIHGLDQQSGEQLDKQVWLDKPLAAAAAKDPAWAARLDDMNRRVLTSIYAAGLDANPAKPGGAIDFEADAKISGDIARQGIVLLRNEGGALPLAASAKRIAVIGGYANAGVLTGGGSSQVHGKDGPVVTIQSGEHTGFDALIAPTWQPSSPMQAIKALAPGATVTYRSGDVIADAVAQAKKANVAIVFAVKPSSEGFDQADLSLPYGQDELIAAVTAANPHTIVVLETGNPVAMPWLDKTAAVMEAWFPGARGGEAIADVLFGKVNPSGHLPITFPKSVDQLPRPVLDGYNEFEPNFAGDPPTPDARITADYNIEGSDVGYRWFARKGEAPLFPFGFGLSYTTFASTGLKTDGKTASFTLSNTGKVQGATVGQLYMVSQAGTPRQRLVGFQRVDLAPGASQKVSVTIDPRLLAEWKDGGWTIAAGDYTFALGSDAQHLGQPVKVHLSARSWKD from the coding sequence ATGCACCGCCGTCTTGCATCTACGTTGTCCGTTTCGCTGGGCGCCATCGCGCTTGTCCTCACCGCTGCCGCCGCGCAGGCCAAAGGCAGCGAGGCCCCGCTTGCCGCCGCCGAGGCGAAGGCCGACAAGACGCTCGCGCAGATGACGCCTGCAGAAAAGACGGTGCTGACGCATGGCATCATGGCGCTTCCGCTCGGCCCCACTCTGCCGACGCTGCCCGAAGGCGCGATCTGGGGCGCGGGCTTCATCCACGGCATTCCGCGTCTGGGCGTCCCCGCGCTGACCGAGACCGACGCCAGCCTCGGCGTCGCCTACGTCATGGGCATGCGCAAGGACGGCGCCACCGGCCTGCCCTCGGGCCTGTCGATGGCGTCGAGCTGGAATCCCGAAGCGCTGCGCAAGAGCGGCGCAATGATCGGTTCGGAAGCACGCGCCAAGGGCTTCAACGTGCTGCTGGCAGGCGGCGCCAACCTGATGCGCGACCCCCGCGCGGGCCGTACCTTCGAGTACTTCTCGGAAGATCCGCTGCTGACCGGCGATCTCGTCGGCGCGGCAATCGGCGGCATCCAGTCGAACCACATCATCTCGACGATCAAGCACTTTGCGCTCAACGGACAGGAGACGGGCCGCAAGTTCGTCAGTTCGCAGATCAGCGATCCCGCCGCGCGCGAAAGCGACCTGCTGGCTTTCCAGATCGGCATCGAGAAGGGCCAGCCGCTCGCCGTGATGTGCGCCTATAACAAGGTGAACGGCGCCAGTGCGTGCGACAACGACTACCTGCTGAACACGGTGCTGAAGAAGGACTGGGGCTACAAGGGCTTCGTCATGTCGGACTGGGGCGCGGTACCCTCGCTGGAAACCGCGATCCACGGGCTGGACCAGCAATCGGGCGAGCAGCTCGACAAGCAGGTGTGGCTGGACAAGCCGCTGGCCGCAGCCGCCGCGAAAGACCCGGCATGGGCGGCGCGCCTCGATGACATGAACCGCCGCGTGCTCACCTCGATCTATGCGGCAGGGCTCGACGCCAATCCCGCCAAGCCCGGCGGCGCCATCGACTTCGAGGCTGATGCCAAGATTTCGGGCGACATCGCCCGACAGGGCATCGTCCTGCTGCGCAACGAAGGCGGCGCGCTGCCGCTGGCAGCCTCGGCCAAGCGCATCGCGGTGATCGGCGGCTATGCCAATGCCGGGGTGCTGACCGGCGGCGGCTCCAGTCAGGTCCACGGCAAGGATGGCCCGGTCGTCACGATCCAGAGCGGCGAGCACACCGGCTTCGATGCCCTGATCGCACCGACATGGCAGCCTTCCTCGCCGATGCAGGCGATCAAGGCGCTCGCCCCCGGCGCCACCGTCACCTACCGCAGCGGCGACGTGATCGCCGATGCCGTGGCGCAGGCGAAGAAGGCCAACGTGGCGATCGTGTTCGCCGTGAAGCCGTCCTCCGAGGGCTTCGATCAGGCCGACCTTTCGCTGCCTTACGGTCAGGACGAACTGATCGCTGCCGTCACCGCTGCCAACCCGCACACCATCGTCGTGCTGGAAACCGGCAACCCGGTGGCAATGCCCTGGCTCGACAAGACCGCTGCGGTGATGGAGGCATGGTTCCCCGGCGCGCGCGGCGGCGAGGCGATTGCCGATGTGCTGTTCGGCAAGGTCAACCCTTCGGGCCACCTGCCGATCACCTTCCCCAAGAGCGTCGATCAGTTGCCGCGCCCGGTGCTGGACGGCTATAACGAGTTCGAGCCCAATTTCGCGGGCGATCCGCCAACGCCCGACGCCAGGATCACCGCTGACTACAACATCGAAGGCTCGGACGTCGGCTATCGCTGGTTCGCGCGCAAGGGCGAAGCACCGCTGTTCCCGTTCGGCTTCGGCCTGTCCTACACCACCTTTGCCTCGACGGGTCTGAAGACCGACGGCAAGACGGCCAGCTTCACACTGTCCAACACCGGCAAGGTTCAGGGTGCGACCGTGGGCCAGCTCTACATGGTCTCGCAGGCCGGGACGCCCCGCCAGCGCCTCGTCGGGTTCCAGCGGGTCGACCTTGCGCCCGGCGCCTCGCAGAAGGTGAGCGTCACCATCGACCCGCGCCTGCTGGCCGAATGGAAGGACGGCGGCTGGACGATCGCGGCGGGCGACTACACTTTCGCGCTGGGTTCGGACGCACAGCATCTGGGCCAGCCGGTGAAGGTCCACCTCTCGGCGCGCAGCTGGAAGGACTGA